The following proteins are encoded in a genomic region of Diadema setosum chromosome 10, eeDiaSeto1, whole genome shotgun sequence:
- the LOC140233848 gene encoding 5-hydroxytryptamine receptor 1D-like: MDDLTTVNPVLYSTVQRITVLDVFVPGDTEGAGENATTTKEITVHVGTIFLIAVLSLIIVATIFGNTLILTAIRQHRPLQTPQNYLIASLAVADLMVGILVMPLSLSKEVVVVWIFGPILCDFWISLDVLCCTASILNLCMISLDRFWAITKPVIYPKYRKPRIMLIMIAIVWFLASIISISPLFGWQGKQEIDPTMCQISQHKIYTIFSTFGAFFIPMTIMMIVYARIFCEARKRIRGKAFHSPVGTAHLEPPPLERYSETHAMQSSHMLNGDASFESQNGSSLEVQRTLSSSGKIKSVPNFQHKSEESSEGKFSMVTSLSVPGQNGAAHVSVSLSLKEINANMPQTQALLPKSLTPSHSPLPPQFLERERKRRAMATAREQRATKTLGIVTGAFLICWLPFFLKALILPLCNESCYVPRVWDSLFLWLGYFNSMLNPIIYTKFNQDFQRAFKKLLHCKEKTIKK, encoded by the coding sequence ATGGACGACCTAACCACAGTGAACCCAGTGCTTTATTCTACAGTGCAAAGGATCACCGTCTTGGATGTTTTTGTCCCCGGTGATACAGAAGGTGCAGGGGAGAATGCAACCACAACTAAGGAGATCACAGTTCATGTTGGAACAATTTTCCTTATTGCAGTCCTGAGCCTCATAATTGTCGCGACCATCTTCGGCAACACGTTGATTCTGACGGCGATCCGCCAGCACCGCCCACTCCAGACGCCCCAGAACTATCTCATTGCGTCCCTCGCTGTTGCTGACCTGATGGTGGGGATCCTGGTAATGCCTTTGAGCTTGTCCAAGGAGGTAGTGGTGGTATGGATCTTTGGACCCATTCTCTGCGACTTCTGGATATCTCTGGATGTTCTGTGCTGTACGGCCAGCATCCTCAATCTCTGTATGATATCGCTGGACCGCTTTTGGGCCATCACCAAGCCTGTCATATACCCCAAGTACCGGAAACCTCGTATCATGCTCATCATGATTGCCATTGTGTGGTTCCTGGCCAGTATCATCTCCATATCCCCGCTCTTTGGCTGGCAGGGTAAGCAGGAAATTGATCCCACAATGTGTCAAATAAGCCAGCACAAGATCTACACCATATTCTCCACCTTTGGAGCCTTCTTCATCCCCATGACCATCATGATGATTGTGTACGCTAGAATATTCTGTGAGGCACGGAAAAGAATTCGCGGCAAGGCTTTCCACTCGCCCGTGGGGACAGCTCATCTGGAACCGCCGCCCCTAGAAAGATACTCAGAAACACATGCCATGCAGTCCAGCCACATGCTGAATGGTGATGCATCGTTTGAATCACAAAATGGTTCTTCCCTTGAGGTGCAGAGAACTCTGTCCAGCAGCGGAAAGATTAAGTCTGTGCCCAACTTTCAGCACAAGTCTGAAGAGAGCAGCGAAGGGAAATTTTCCATGGTGACATCGTTGTCCGTGCCGGGCCAAAACGGCGCGGCGCACGTCTCGGTCTCGCTGTCTCTGAAGGAGATCAATGCAAATATGCCACAGACGCAGGCCCTCCTACCCAAGAGCCTGACTCCGAGCCACAGCCCGCTGCCGCCCCAGTTCCTGGAGCGGGAGAGGAAGCGACGAGCGATGGCTACAGCCAGGGAGCAACGTGCCACCAAAACGCTGGGGATTGTCACGGGGGCTTTCCTCATCTGCTGGCTACCTTTCTTCCTGAAGGCCCTCATTCTGCCACTCTGCAATGAGTCCTGCTATGTGCCCCGGGTGTGGGATAGTCTTTTCCTCTGGCTAGGCTACTTCAACTCAATGCTCAACCCAATCATCTACACCAAATTCAACCAGGACTTCCAGCGAGCATTCAAGAAACTCCTGCACTGCAAGGAAAAGACTATCAAGAAGTGA